The DNA region CTCGTTTGCAAGATAAAGGGTACTTGTTTAGGGATCCAGATAAACCCAGAGCGCTCGAAATAACAGCAAGTGGTTTAAATGCAATGGGCATCCAACAAAATCCAACCATTCCATACTTAGATGGTCCTTGGTCAAAATTTAATCCGGAAACGGCGCATCGCTCACCCTTACCAGATAATCTGATTCGTTACGCCGGCAAATTATTCTTAATGCGAATGACTGGTGATAACATGCAGAAAATTGGTATCTTTGATGGCGACGACTTATACATCAGTCAACAAAATGATGCTGAAAACGGTGAAATTGTCGCCTATATTGGTCAAGA from Weissella diestrammenae includes:
- the lexA gene encoding transcriptional repressor LexA, whose product is MAKKEEKQLNVLRFIYETSHRNGFPPTIREIGDGLGMTSPSTVHGYLTRLQDKGYLFRDPDKPRALEITASGLNAMGIQQNPTIPYLDGPWSKFNPETAHRSPLPDNLIRYAGKLFLMRMTGDNMQKIGIFDGDDLYISQQNDAENGEIVAYIGQDQKVKIARFFRERAQYRFQPENNQYHPEIMFELTIIGRVVSLFRNSIY